The following are from one region of the Stanieria cyanosphaera PCC 7437 genome:
- the queC gene encoding 7-cyano-7-deazaguanine synthase QueC — MTKAVVLLSGGLDSATTAAIAINEGFEAIALSFRYGQRHAKELSAAKQIAQLLQIKEHFIVDINLSQWGGSSLTDQSIDLPQTGVDPNIIPSTYVPGRNTVFIAIALALAEAKGATAIYLGINAVDYSGYPDCRPEYLAAYQNLANLSSKVGVEGKAPQLIAPLVQDSKVDIVRRALKLGVPIEVTWSCYQGGEQPCGLCDSCRIRDRALIEVGRPDLASRQL, encoded by the coding sequence ATGACCAAAGCAGTTGTGTTACTTTCTGGAGGTTTAGATTCTGCTACCACAGCAGCGATCGCTATTAATGAAGGCTTTGAAGCGATCGCACTTTCCTTTAGATATGGGCAGCGTCACGCCAAAGAATTATCAGCAGCTAAACAAATTGCTCAACTTTTGCAGATCAAAGAGCATTTTATTGTTGATATTAATTTATCTCAGTGGGGTGGTTCATCGCTCACGGATCAATCAATTGACTTGCCTCAAACTGGAGTAGACCCAAATATCATTCCTTCTACCTATGTACCAGGCAGAAATACAGTTTTTATTGCGATCGCTCTTGCTTTGGCAGAGGCTAAAGGTGCTACAGCAATCTATCTAGGTATCAATGCCGTAGATTATTCTGGTTATCCCGATTGTCGTCCTGAATATTTAGCAGCTTATCAAAACTTAGCTAATCTTTCTTCTAAAGTTGGTGTAGAGGGCAAAGCACCTCAACTGATTGCCCCTCTCGTTCAAGATTCTAAAGTCGATATCGTTCGTCGTGCCTTGAAGTTAGGAGTTCCTATCGAAGTTACTTGGTCTTGTTATCAGGGAGGAGAACAACCCTGTGGTTTATGCGATTCTTGCCGTATACGCGATCGCGCTTTAATTGAGGTTGGTCGACCCGATCTAGCTAGTCGGCAGCTTTAA
- a CDS encoding 7-carboxy-7-deazaguanine synthase QueE: protein MDTVTYPIVETFHSVQGEGAWTGVNAFFIRLGGCDVGCFWCDTKQSWNAKRHPQRQVQDLAEEVRNAHPAIAVITGGEPLMHNLYPLTAAIKSLGIRVHLETSGAHPFSGDFDWVTFSPKQFKPPHQSVYSHVSELKVVIAKSEDLIWAEQQASLVSPETLKYLQPEWNTPSSKDLIFEYILKHPQWRISLQTHKLLEVR from the coding sequence GTGCATGGACGGGAGTAAATGCTTTTTTTATTCGTTTAGGAGGTTGTGATGTTGGTTGTTTTTGGTGCGATACTAAACAATCGTGGAATGCGAAACGTCATCCTCAACGTCAAGTTCAAGATTTAGCTGAGGAAGTCCGAAACGCTCATCCTGCGATCGCGGTTATTACTGGTGGTGAACCGTTAATGCACAATCTCTATCCTCTAACGGCAGCTATTAAAAGTTTGGGCATCAGAGTTCATCTGGAAACTTCTGGCGCACATCCTTTCAGTGGGGATTTTGATTGGGTAACTTTTTCCCCAAAACAGTTTAAACCTCCTCATCAAAGTGTTTATTCTCACGTCAGTGAACTTAAAGTAGTAATAGCAAAATCAGAAGATTTGATTTGGGCAGAGCAACAAGCTAGTTTAGTATCTCCTGAAACCTTAAAATATTTACAACCAGAATGGAATACACCCAGCAGTAAAGATTTAATCTTTGAATATATCTTAAAACATCCTCAATGGCGTATTAGTTTGCAAACTCACAAATTATTAGAAGTTCGATGA